Below is a genomic region from Ammonifex degensii KC4.
TGCTGCTTAAGGAAGAAGTCATTACCAGCATTCCCTGCTTTACCGGCTCATCCTTCACCACGTAGTCCATGCGCATCTCCCCCGGCGCTAGCACGCCCCGCACTATCCCCGGGACCCGGGTCTCATAGACCACCGCCCCCACCGCGCTGCGCGGGTCAGTTATGAGCAGTACCTCCGAAGTGTGGGCACTTACCCGCCAAACCCGCCCCACCAATCCTGCGGGGGCCACCACCACGGCGTCGGGAGTAACCCCGTCGGCCTCCCCCCGGTTGATGGTCAGGGTACCGAACCAGTTATCAGGATTCCGGGCCACCACTTCCGCTACCAGGCTGGGACTGGGCTGGGTCTCTTTATAATCGAGGAGGGCCTTGAGGCGGGCGTTTTCCGCCGCCTGCTCCCGCAGCCGAGCTACTTCTCCTTCCAGCTCGGCTATCCGGGCTTTCAGTTCTCGCACGGTGGCATTTTCCTTTCCCCCGGAAAAAAGAAAGGCCATCCCTTCGGCCATTTTCTTCGCCCCTAGGTTCAGCCCTGCCCCTAGGGGTGCTGTCCCATCCCAAACCCATGAACTGAAAGGAATGGTCGCCTGGCCCTCCCGGGGGGCGGTAAAGCGTAAAAGAGCTAGAGCTAGAGAAAGGAGTAAAGATACCGCCAACCCTTTCCTTACCAGGCGCCACCAGCCGGGCAAGCTACATCACCCGCCGTGGCTGCAAAGCTACCCGGCGCAGGATTTCGATATTGTCCAGGACGTAGCCCGTACCGTAGGCCACCGCCAAGAGCGGCTCCTCTGCCAGTACCACTGGCATACCCGTCTGCTCGCTTACCAGACGGTCAAGCCCGCGGAGCAAAGCCCCTCCCCCAGCCATTACTATGCCCCGGTCCATGATATCGGCCGCTAGCTCCGGCGGAGTCTGCTCCAAGGTGGCCTTGATGGCGTCCACGATGGCAGCCACCGGCTCTTTCAAAGCCTCGTAAATTTCCTCCGCCGTCACCTTGATGGTCTTGGGGAGGCCGGTCACCAGGTCCCTACCCCGTACCTCCTCCTCTTCGCCGGGATTATCGGGAGGATAGGCCGAACCTATGCGAATCTTGACCTCCTCCGCCGTCCGTTCGCCTATCATCAGGTTGTAGTGTTTTTTGACGTACTGTGCAATGGCCTCGTCCATCTCGTCCCCGGCCACCCGGATGGAGCAACTGGTGACGATGCCTCCTAAAGAAATGACCGCCACCTCGGTGGTTCCGCCGCCGATGTCGACTATCATGTTCCCCGTGGGCTCTTCCACCGGCAGCCCGGCCCCTATGGCCGCTGCCATGGGCTCCTCGATGAGGTAAACCTCTCTCGCCCCCGCCTGCAGGGCGGCCTCCCGGACAGCCCGCTCCTCTACTGCCGTCACTCCCGAAGGAACCCCTATGACCACCCGCGGCCGCACAAGGAAACGGCGGTTTTTTAGGGCTCGTCCAATGAAGTACTTTATCATAGCCTGGGTAGTGTCAAAGTCGGCAATAACCCCGTCGGCCAGCGGCCTTATGGCCACTATGTTCCCGGGCGTCCGTCCAATCATCTTCTTGGCTTCTTCCCCCACTGCCAGGATCCTGCCCGTGTCCTTCTGAATGGCCACTACCGAAGGCTCCCGCAAAACAATGCCTTCTCCCTTAACGTAGACAATGGTGTTGGCCGTTCCTAGATCAATGCCGATGTCGCGCGAAAAAAGCCCTATACGCAAGTCTCCTACGACTCCTTTCACCAGAGATTTGCCTCTTTGAGGCTCACATAGCAATTATCGCCTATGATGAGGTGATCCAGCACCTCAATGCCCAAGAGATCCCCCGCCTGCACCAGGCGCCGGGTAAGAGCCAGGTCTTCCCCGCTGGGCGTAGGGTCGCCACTTGGGTGGTTGTGCACCAAAATCAGGGCACAGGCCGAACGGCGCACCGCCGCCCGAAAGACCTCGCGGGGCAAGACCCCAGCGCTGTTAAGCCCACCTACGGCCACGGTTTCTATCCCCAGCAACTGATTCTTGGTATCCAGCAGTATCACCCTAAACTCCTCTTGCTCTAGATGGGCCATAGTAGGCACTACCAGTTGCGCCGCGGCGGCCGGAGAATTTATTACCGGCCGTGAAGAAACCTCCAAGGTCCCTAACCTCCGGCCCAACTCTAGAGCAGCAGCCACCTGCGCCGCCTTTGCCTCCCCCATGCCCGGAACCGAACTTAATTCCTGTACCGCCGTCGTAGCCAGCCCTTTAAGTCCCCCAAAATTGGCCAGGAGAAACCGGGCCAGGTCCAGGGCCGAGCCTCTGGCCGAGCCGGTACGCAGGATGATGGCCAAGAGTTCCACCTCAGAAAGAGCAGACGCCCCTTCCCGCCAAAGACGCTCGCGCGGGCGGGTTGAGGGAGGGAGCTCCTTTATGGAAACCCGGTAAGTCTTCTCTTCTTTCATTCCTCAAGTCCTTGCCCCGTCAGCAGGTTTATTCCGAATTGACGTAGCAGGTAGCAGAGCAAAGATACCGGCAATCCCACCACGTTGAAATAACATCCCTCGATTCTCCTAAGGAAAAGCGCTCCTCTACCCTGAGCGGCATAAGCCCCCGCTTTGTCCAGAGGCTCGCCGGTAGCGACGTAAGCCGCTATCTCTTCGGCGGTAAGGGGAGTAAAAAACACTCGGGTGGCCGCGTGATCCGTGATTAGTTTGCCTTCCGGCAGGCCCAGCACGGCTACACCCGTAAAGACTGTGTGCTCGTCCCCTTGAAGCGCCGCCAGCATCTCTTTGGCCTCTTGTTCGTTGCGGGGCTTACCTAAAACTTTCTCCCGGTACACCACGATGGTATCGGCACCGATAATAAGTGCCGGTGGGGTCACCCGGGAGGCCACCTCTTCCACCTTGCGCCGGGCAAGCTCCTTTGCCACTTCCGCCGGCGGAAGGGCCGAAGAAAAACTTTCTTCCACCTGCGGAGCCACTACTTCAAATCTTACTCCCAAAGAACGTAAGATCTCCTGGCGCCGGGGTGAGGTGGAAGCCAAGATGATGCGCCTCATATCCTCCGGTACGCCCAGTATCCGGCCAACAACCCCAGCACCGTAGCCGGCCCCAAGGCCAGTGAAAAGCCCAAGGTGCATTTACAAAAATGCAGATCCAGTGTAGCCGGGCCAAAACCTATGGCGGCAGTGTTCTTCAAGAAAGGGAAGAAAGTACCCAGCCCCTCCCCCAGAACGCTGCCCGCCAACCCACCCATGAAAAGCATGAGGATCAAGGTTCCCTTGCCGTGCTGGGTGCGTTGACCTCTGGCCAAAAAGCTCCCTCCGCCAGCCCAAGGCGTACCTTCTTCAGTTTATCGCAACGCCCCTCCTTTGACAAGCACAGCCGAAGAAGCAACCCAGCCGGTAATTTTTCTTTTACCTGTTGCCTTTTCTCGTGCCGCGTATTAAAATAAAGTTTGAAGCGGGCGCGTAGCTCAGCGGGAGAGCGCTTGACTCACATTCAAGAGGTCGCAGGTTCGATCCCTGCCGCGCCCACCATAAAAAAGACATAGAAAACCCGCAGGCGATTAGGTCTGCGGTTTTTTCTTTCTCCCGCTCTAGGTTGACAGGGGTATAGGGGGAGAGGTAAGCTGGAACTGGTTGAGTCTATTTAGGGAAGGAGCGCGGAGGCTTATGCCCATTTACGAATTCAAGTGCCAAGCGTGCGGCCACCGGTTTGAAAGGCTCTGCTCCATGGGGGAGACGGGAGAAAACCTCACTTGTCCCGCTTGTGGAGCCAAGGCACCCCAGAGGGTGATGTCGGCCTTCGCCACCAAAGGGGTAGAAGGTGGCTCGGGTTCCTCTTGCAGTTCCTGCACTAGCACCTCCTGCAGCACTTGTTCCCTAAAATAGAAAGGGCCCGGTGGGCCCTTAAATTTTTGCCTTTCACAACTTTCTACTTTTTGCTTCCTGCCACTGCCTCTTTCTGGGTACCATGCCTCTCTGCCCAGATCTCGTCCGCCAGACGGCGCCACGCCTCTGCCCGCTTATCCAGGTAGGAAGCTATAGGCTCCTGTAGCACCGAATCGGCACCGGGGTGCGTAGGCCGGGCTCCGCTCTCGGCCACTATGTCCCGTAAAGCCTGGGGGACGTCGATTATCGGGCAGGGGCGCAGGAGATTGGGGCTGAAGGGCTGCCGTTTCTGGTAAGCGGCAAAGAGGGGGTTGCGCAGCACCTCCAGCAAGCTCTTCTCCTTAATGTTGTCCACGGCGAAATGCACGAAGGCGCAGGGTTCCACGTCCCCCTTGGCAGTGATGTGGAAGTACATTCTTCCTCCCGCAATGCATCCACCGGTGAGTTCCCCGTCGTTCCAGAAGTCAGCGATCTGAATGGGCTTGTGGGTGCGGATGTAAGGTATGCGCTTGGCCAGGTAGGCCCGCTGCTCAGGGGTCACCATGAGCTCGGGATTGGGGTTGCGCCCTATGGGCACGTAGTGGAAGGTCCAGACATAGGTGACTCCCTTGTCGATGAGGAAGTCGATGAATTCGTCGCTGGTGACCGTCTCCAGGTTGTTGCGCGTTATGGTGATGGAGGCCCCGAAGATGACCCCCCGCTCCCGCAAAAGATCCATGGTCCGCATTATGCGGTCAAAGACCCCTTTGCCCCGCCGGGCGTCGGTCTCCTCCCGCCAACCTTCCAGGCTTATGGCCGGGGAAAGGTTACCCACCTCCACCAGAGCGTCGGCCACCTTTTCGGTGATCAAAGTCCCGTTGGTGTAGACCATGAAGGCCATGTCGGGATGCTTCGCCACCAACTCCAGCAGTCGGGAGTACTTGAAGGGCTCGCCTCCCGACATTACTATCCAGTAGATTCCCAACTCTTTGGCCTCGGTGATGATACGATCGAGGGTCTCGAACTCTAAAGTGTCATGCTTCTCGTACATCCCCGCCCAGCAGCCCTCGCAGCGAAGGTTGCAGTCGCTGGTGGGGTCAATGAGGATGAAGTTAGGGATGTGCACCCCCAGCTTGGCCGAGAGTTCTTGCTGCCGGGGAATGCCCAAGAGCATGGCATTGATGAACCAGTTGTAGACCAGGCGGCGCTTGACGTTAGGATGGGTACGCTCGAACAGCCGGTTGATATAGAGTCTCACCGCCGGGTTGTTCTCGTACCAGGCCGCGATCTTTTCAGCGTGCGCTTTATGGTGGGGCTGTTTGGCCACCTTCTTGGCTAAGTTCAAGATCTTGGGGAAGTTCTGCTCCGGATCCCGGTCCACGTAGTTAAGCATCTGCCGCAAAATCTGCTCGCTCACGAAACGCTTGGCAAAGTCGAAACTCGGCAACGAGGGCCAACTTGCCATTACTCACACCCCCTAGAAAGACTTAGTATCAGGAGAGAAGTTCCGGCCTCGGCTCAGTCCTTCTCGGAGGAATTCCAGGAGGCAGCGCAGCTCTTCGGACGTCAAGTTGGGGATGACCTCCAACCACCTCCTCAAACACTCCCTTACCGGCAAAGAACCTCCTCTATCGCGCAAGAAGTTGGCCAGCACCACCCCGGTGAAGAGATTGAGTCCCTGCTCTGGGGAGCTTAAGCGGGCAAGGTACTGCACCAAAAGTTTCTTGCCCCGTTTAAACCCCATTTCTTCCAGGGAAGCCAGCAGCACCGCCAGCTTGTAAGCGCTCCGGGCCAAGCGAGAAGTTTCTTGTGAAAGCTCGCTTAAGAGCTCGGCTATAAGCTCCCGCGTGGCCCGGCCCTTCTCCTGCAGCTTGGATAGCAGGCGGGACCTGAGCGCCTGCCACTCCTCCCCGCCAGGAAGCCTCAAAACTTCCTCCCCTTTGGGAGTGAGCCGGTAAAGAAGTTGCTTTCTCCCTCTGGTTTTTTCCTCCCGCAACTCCTCGAAGACCGCCTCCAGATATCCTTCCTCCTCCAGCTCCCGCAAAAGGTCATAGGCCGTCCACTTGCTCACCCGCATCTCCCGGGCAACCAAGGTGTAGTGTACCGGTTTCCCTTCCTCCTGCTGTATCTTTTTCAGCGCCCTCAAAAACTCCAGCCGCCGCCTCGTGAGCAACTTAACTTCCTCCCCTTAATACCAATAAACCCAAAAAACCAAACTTCCTTTTTAAGGATATTATACCCGGCCAGCCTCTCCGTCAATACAAAAAACTTAAGGGGCGGTCCCCCGCCCCTGAGAGCCCTTGAACCTGGTCAGGATTTCAGACCTCCACTGTAACCACCCTTCCCTCCCGCATTGAGCGCGGGACGTCTATCAACCGCTGGTTGGAAGAACCCCGGAAGGGAAGGGTAGGATCTTTAAGCTCAAGCCTAAAGGGCCCGTCAACCAGGATGTCGGTCACCTCCAGGAGCCGCCTTATCGGTTTAAGATCCAGGGCCATAAGCTCCTCAAAGGTATAGCCGGTGTAGGTTACTACGCTTAAGCCCCGGCGTTTCACCTCTTCCCCCAGGCAGGCAAAGGCACCTGCCTGGAGGAAAGGCTCGCCGCCGGAAAAGGTCACGCCGCTGAGTAAAGGGTTCCGGAAAACATCAGCGAGCAGGTACTCAACGGAGACCTCTTCTCCGCTTTCCAGATCCCAAGTGTGCTGGTTATGGCAGCCGGGGCAGCGGTGCAGGCACCCCTGGGCGAAGATGACGTACCGTATGCCAGGGCCGTCCACTACGCTCTCCCTCACCACTCCCGCTATTCTTAACTTCACAGACTGTGCACCACCCGGTCCCTGAGCTCCGCCAGCTTGGCGCTGTTCCAGCGGTCGGTGGTAGCAAGGTAGCCGGTTATCCGCCGCACTCTTTTTATCCGGTTCGAGCCGCACTTGGGGCAGTTGTCAGGCAAAACTCCCTGGTAGCCGCAGGTCACGCAGAAGTCCACCGGGAAGTTTATGCCCACGTAGCCCATGTCGTTTTGGGCCATGTACCTCAAAATAGCCTCCACCGCCTCCGGATTGTGCATGGGAGGAGAAGGAAGCTCCACGTAGCTTATGTGCCCGGCATCGCAGTACTTGTGGTAGGGCCCTTCGATTTCTATCTTCCGGTAGGCTTCGCAAGGGTAGTAGACCGGCACGTGGAAGGAGTTAGTGTAGTACTCCTTGTCGGTTACCCCCTTGATTACCCCGAACTCCCGCCGGTCGAGTTCCACGAAGCGCCCAGCCAGGCCCTCCGCTGGTGTGGCCAGCAGGGTGAAGTTGAGGCCGTACTCCTCCCCTGCCTCCTCCACCATCTCCTTGAGCCGCGACACTATCTCCAGCCCCAGTTCCTGCGCCGAGGAAGACTCGCCGTGGTGCTGCCCGGTCAGGGCTATCAGAGTCTCAGCAAGACCAATGAAGCCCACCGCCAGAGTCCCGTTTTTGATAGCCTCCTCTACCGGGTCATCCGGTCCCAGGTTCTCCGAACCCAGGTAAAGCCCCTGGCCCATGACGAAGGGCAGGTCTTTTACCCGGAGCCGGCTCTGGACTTTGAAGCGGTGCAGGAGTTGCTGGATGACAAGCCAGGTAGTCTCCCGCAGGTTCTGCCAGAAGGAGTTCAAGTTCCCCCCGGCGCGCAAGGCTATACGGGGGAGGTTGATGGTGGTAAAGGAGAGGTTGCCCCTGCCTTCGGTGACCGCCGGGCCGCAACGGTTAGCCATGACCCGGGAGCGACAGCCCATGTAGGCCACCTGGTCCCCGTAAGGCGCGTTGAAGCTCGCGTCCATGAAGCTGAAGGTGGGATTGAGACGCTTGCTCGCCACCCGCACAGCGAGCTTGAAGAGATCGTAATTAGGATCGCCCGGCTCGAAGTTTATCCCCTTCTTCACCCGGAAGATGATGTTGGGGAAGATAGGATTTTCTCCCCGGCCCAGGCCCGCCTCGTAGGCCAGGAGCAGGTTCCGCGTCACCTTGCGTCCGGCCTCGCTTGTGTCCGTCCCCAGGTTTATGTTGGAGAAGGGGACCTGCGCTCCCGCCCGGCTGTGCATGCTGTTGAGGTTGTAGACCAGCGCCTCCATAGCCTGGTAGGTTTCGTCTTCCGAAGCGTTCTCGAAGAAGGGGGCCATGTCCCGGTCGAAGAAGGGGAAGGACTGTCCCCCAAACATGTCGTTTTGGGAGCTCTGCAGGATGATGCAGGCTAAAGCGGCGGCGGAGCTTGGCCTCTTGGGCGGCCTTATGTACCCGTGCCCGTTGTCGAAACCCTGCGTCAAGAGCCTTCCCAGAGGAATTTGTAGGCAGTTCATGGTCTTGGCATAAAACCCCAGGTCGTGAATGTGGATGCGACCCTGTATGTGCGCTTGAGCAAACTCTTCGGGGATAAGTCGGGTTAGGTAATACTTTTTGCTGGCCGCCTCGGCAATCTGCAGCATCTTGCCCGAGGGGGAGTTAGAAACATTGGCGTTCTCTTTATGGGTTTCTTTGAGGATGTCGGCCACCGCATCCATGAGCTCCGACTTGGCCTCCCGGATGCGGGTACGCCAGGCGCGGTAAAGGATGTAGGCTTTGGCCGTCTTGGCGTGGCCGTGCTCGATGAGCACTTTCTCCACTGCGTCCTGCACGTCCTCTACCCCGAAGATGGTGCCGTTGTAGCGGGCCTTGAGGTACTTCATGACCTCCAAGGTGAGTCGCATGGCCGTCTCCCGGTCTTCCCCGCCTACGGCCCGCGCTGCTTTGAAGATCGCCTCGGTTATGCGGTTGGGATCAAAAGGAACCTCCCGCCCGTCACGCTTCCTTATCACTTCGAACATTCTGCTCCCCCTCCTTCTCGCGCGCCAAGCGCTCGATTTCTTCCTTGAAGTCATAACTGTCCCGGAACTCCCGGTAGACGGAGGCAAAACGCACGTAGGCCACCTCGTCCAGCCGCTTCAACTTCTCCATGACCAGTTCCCCTATAACGTAGCTGGGTATTTCCGGCTCCAGCCGGTTCCTGAGCTCCCGCTCCACCTCGTCCACCAGGTTTTCCAGATCCTCGCGGCGAACCGGCCGCTTGTGGCAGGCCCGCAGGCAACCGCCCAGGATCTTGGCTCGGTCAAAGAGCTCCCGCCGACCGTCCTTTTTAATCACCACCAGCGGCAGCTCCTCCACCCGCTCAAAGGTGGTGAAGCGCCGGCCGCAGCGAGGACACTCCCTCCGCCGGCGGATGGCCGTTCCTTCGTTGGCCGACCGCGTGTCCACTACCCGGGTATCGGCAAAATGGCAGAAAGGGCAACGCATAAAGCCGGCTTCACCCCTATATCTAGTGGACAGGAAGGAGAATATCACAAGATGTTGTAGAGGACAACCCCGGAGAAGAAGCAAAAAAAGGAAAGGGGGGAGCTAGGCTTGGGCAGAGGAAGGTATTGCTCCCGCGGAAAAAAGATTTAGGGTTCACCCCATAACCTGGGTTAATTTGGCACTAGCGGCGGTAAGGAGGGCGGGTCCAAGCCTCACTGGGTGCCTCTACCAAAATGACGTCCGTACCTATTTTGACCACGCGCTCCCAAGGAATGACGATCTCGTCTTCCCGGCCCCAAAACCCCAGAAGCTTCGCCGGACCCGGGAGAATGAGGGCGCTTATGCGCCCGTTCTCCACGTCTATGTCAATGTCTTTGATGAGTCCTAACCTTCTCCCGTCCGATATGTTGATGACCTCGCGCAGCCGCAGATCAGAAACCTTCAAAGCCAGAAGCCTCACCCTCCCCCCTTCCACCCTCCTTAAGCTAAAAGGTATGCCAAGCCTTCTGCTCCTAGAAGCAAAAAAGGCCCAGGGACAAGGGCCTTGTCACTGTTGCTTCCAGAGACTTTCAGCGGTACGGTTCTGCCTGCACCAGCTGGCGCAGGGGCGGGAATAAATGGTGGCGGGCCAACTCGTAAAGGCGGCTGCGCAGGGCCACTTCCCCTTTACCTTCCCCTTCGGGCGAATTTTCTACATCCAGCAGGCAAAGAGGAGGGAAGAGCACGCACCACCAGTTCTGCCCCTGGCCCGTTCCTAAGACCACCCTCACCGCCTCGTACTCGCCGGCAGGAAGGGTGAGGCGCCCGTAGGATCGCTCCGGAAAGTCGAAGTAGCCGTGATAGACCTTTACTTCGTAATTTTTCCCGGCGGCTTGGACCTCTTGCTGGGCTACTTCCCTTATCTTTTCCAAGTTGGCCTCCACTTTCTGCCGGGCTGTCTCGATCTCCTTTACCCCCTGGAATTCAGGGGCCATGGCGGTTATTATCGCGTCGCGCACCCGGTATTTCAGGGCCTGGTCGGAGGGAGTGTCGCTGTTCGCCACGATGTGAATCCGGATGAGGTTGTGCGGATCGTAAGCCTTCACCGCCACAGCCTTATACCATCCCCAGGTTATAAGCCCCACTCCCAAGGAAAGCAGGGCCCAGAGAATCAACCACCTTCTTCGCAAGGATCTTCTACCTCCTCAGACGTACTTGCGCATGTGGTTAAGCGCCGCCTTTTCTAGACGCGATACCTGCGCTTGCGAGATACCTATCTCCTCAGCTACTTCCATCTGGGTCTTGCCCTCAAAAAAGCGCATTTTGATAATCTGGCGCTCTCGCTCGGATAAGCGCTTCATCGCTTCTTTTATGGCTATATTTTCCAACCAGTTGACATCCTGGTTCTTCTCGTCTCCTACCTGGTCCATCACGTATATGGGGTCTCCCCCGTCGTGATAGACGGGCTCAAACAGGGAAACCGGATCCTGGATGGCCTCCAGCGCCATCACCACCTCCTCTTGCGGCAGCTTGAGCGCCTCGGCGATCTCGGCCACCGAGGGCTCGCGGGCATACTGGCTGGCCAATACATCACGTACCTGCAGAGCCTTGTAAGCTATGTCCCGCAAGGAGCGGGACACCCTTATGGCGTTGTTATCGCGCAGATAACGCCTTATTTCGCCTATAATCATAGGAACGGCATAAGTAGAAAACTTTACATTCTGGTCAAGGTCGAAGTTGTCGATGGCCTTAATCAAACCTATACAGCCTACCTGAAAAAGGTCATCCAGGTGTTCACCGCGATTGGCAAACCTCTGTACAACACTTAATACCAGACGCAAGTTACCCTTTATCAGCTCCGAGCGGGCATTTCCGTCCCCCCGCTTCATAGCTTCAAAGAGCCGGCACATCTGCTGAGCAGTTAGCACCGGAAGCTTGGAAGTGTTGACTCCACATATTTCCACCTTATTAAACATGAGCTCCTAACCGCTCCCTACCCCAATCAACAACAGCTATTTCATCTGTCATTATTACCACCCAAAAACGGATT
It encodes:
- the mreC gene encoding rod shape-determining protein MreC, with amino-acid sequence MPGWWRLVRKGLAVSLLLSLALALLRFTAPREGQATIPFSSWVWDGTAPLGAGLNLGAKKMAEGMAFLFSGGKENATVRELKARIAELEGEVARLREQAAENARLKALLDYKETQPSPSLVAEVVARNPDNWFGTLTINRGEADGVTPDAVVVAPAGLVGRVWRVSAHTSEVLLITDPRSAVGAVVYETRVPGIVRGVLAPGEMRMDYVVKDEPVKQGMLVMTSSLSSIFPPGIPVGRVARVEEGEGGLFRTIYLKPVVDLNRVQEVLVLLKK
- a CDS encoding rod shape-determining protein; translated protein: MRIGLFSRDIGIDLGTANTIVYVKGEGIVLREPSVVAIQKDTGRILAVGEEAKKMIGRTPGNIVAIRPLADGVIADFDTTQAMIKYFIGRALKNRRFLVRPRVVIGVPSGVTAVEERAVREAALQAGAREVYLIEEPMAAAIGAGLPVEEPTGNMIVDIGGGTTEVAVISLGGIVTSCSIRVAGDEMDEAIAQYVKKHYNLMIGERTAEEVKIRIGSAYPPDNPGEEEEVRGRDLVTGLPKTIKVTAEEIYEALKEPVAAIVDAIKATLEQTPPELAADIMDRGIVMAGGGALLRGLDRLVSEQTGMPVVLAEEPLLAVAYGTGYVLDNIEILRRVALQPRRVM
- the radC gene encoding RadC family protein produces the protein MKEEKTYRVSIKELPPSTRPRERLWREGASALSEVELLAIILRTGSARGSALDLARFLLANFGGLKGLATTAVQELSSVPGMGEAKAAQVAAALELGRRLGTLEVSSRPVINSPAAAAQLVVPTMAHLEQEEFRVILLDTKNQLLGIETVAVGGLNSAGVLPREVFRAAVRRSACALILVHNHPSGDPTPSGEDLALTRRLVQAGDLLGIEVLDHLIIGDNCYVSLKEANLW
- a CDS encoding Maf family protein, translating into MRRIILASTSPRRQEILRSLGVRFEVVAPQVEESFSSALPPAEVAKELARRKVEEVASRVTPPALIIGADTIVVYREKVLGKPRNEQEAKEMLAALQGDEHTVFTGVAVLGLPEGKLITDHAATRVFFTPLTAEEIAAYVATGEPLDKAGAYAAQGRGALFLRRIEGCYFNVVGLPVSLLCYLLRQFGINLLTGQGLEE
- a CDS encoding DUF4321 domain-containing protein translates to MARGQRTQHGKGTLILMLFMGGLAGSVLGEGLGTFFPFLKNTAAIGFGPATLDLHFCKCTLGFSLALGPATVLGLLAGYWAYRRI
- a CDS encoding FmdB family zinc ribbon protein; its protein translation is MPIYEFKCQACGHRFERLCSMGETGENLTCPACGAKAPQRVMSAFATKGVEGGSGSSCSSCTSTSCSTCSLK
- a CDS encoding radical SAM protein, producing MASWPSLPSFDFAKRFVSEQILRQMLNYVDRDPEQNFPKILNLAKKVAKQPHHKAHAEKIAAWYENNPAVRLYINRLFERTHPNVKRRLVYNWFINAMLLGIPRQQELSAKLGVHIPNFILIDPTSDCNLRCEGCWAGMYEKHDTLEFETLDRIITEAKELGIYWIVMSGGEPFKYSRLLELVAKHPDMAFMVYTNGTLITEKVADALVEVGNLSPAISLEGWREETDARRGKGVFDRIMRTMDLLRERGVIFGASITITRNNLETVTSDEFIDFLIDKGVTYVWTFHYVPIGRNPNPELMVTPEQRAYLAKRIPYIRTHKPIQIADFWNDGELTGGCIAGGRMYFHITAKGDVEPCAFVHFAVDNIKEKSLLEVLRNPLFAAYQKRQPFSPNLLRPCPIIDVPQALRDIVAESGARPTHPGADSVLQEPIASYLDKRAEAWRRLADEIWAERHGTQKEAVAGSKK
- a CDS encoding helix-turn-helix transcriptional regulator, which encodes MLTRRRLEFLRALKKIQQEEGKPVHYTLVAREMRVSKWTAYDLLRELEEEGYLEAVFEELREEKTRGRKQLLYRLTPKGEEVLRLPGGEEWQALRSRLLSKLQEKGRATRELIAELLSELSQETSRLARSAYKLAVLLASLEEMGFKRGKKLLVQYLARLSSPEQGLNLFTGVVLANFLRDRGGSLPVRECLRRWLEVIPNLTSEELRCLLEFLREGLSRGRNFSPDTKSF
- the nrdG gene encoding anaerobic ribonucleoside-triphosphate reductase activating protein; this encodes MKLRIAGVVRESVVDGPGIRYVIFAQGCLHRCPGCHNQHTWDLESGEEVSVEYLLADVFRNPLLSGVTFSGGEPFLQAGAFACLGEEVKRRGLSVVTYTGYTFEELMALDLKPIRRLLEVTDILVDGPFRLELKDPTLPFRGSSNQRLIDVPRSMREGRVVTVEV
- the nrdD gene encoding anaerobic ribonucleoside-triphosphate reductase translates to MFEVIRKRDGREVPFDPNRITEAIFKAARAVGGEDRETAMRLTLEVMKYLKARYNGTIFGVEDVQDAVEKVLIEHGHAKTAKAYILYRAWRTRIREAKSELMDAVADILKETHKENANVSNSPSGKMLQIAEAASKKYYLTRLIPEEFAQAHIQGRIHIHDLGFYAKTMNCLQIPLGRLLTQGFDNGHGYIRPPKRPSSAAALACIILQSSQNDMFGGQSFPFFDRDMAPFFENASEDETYQAMEALVYNLNSMHSRAGAQVPFSNINLGTDTSEAGRKVTRNLLLAYEAGLGRGENPIFPNIIFRVKKGINFEPGDPNYDLFKLAVRVASKRLNPTFSFMDASFNAPYGDQVAYMGCRSRVMANRCGPAVTEGRGNLSFTTINLPRIALRAGGNLNSFWQNLRETTWLVIQQLLHRFKVQSRLRVKDLPFVMGQGLYLGSENLGPDDPVEEAIKNGTLAVGFIGLAETLIALTGQHHGESSSAQELGLEIVSRLKEMVEEAGEEYGLNFTLLATPAEGLAGRFVELDRREFGVIKGVTDKEYYTNSFHVPVYYPCEAYRKIEIEGPYHKYCDAGHISYVELPSPPMHNPEAVEAILRYMAQNDMGYVGINFPVDFCVTCGYQGVLPDNCPKCGSNRIKRVRRITGYLATTDRWNSAKLAELRDRVVHSL
- the nrdR gene encoding transcriptional regulator NrdR, which codes for MRCPFCHFADTRVVDTRSANEGTAIRRRRECPRCGRRFTTFERVEELPLVVIKKDGRRELFDRAKILGGCLRACHKRPVRREDLENLVDEVERELRNRLEPEIPSYVIGELVMEKLKRLDEVAYVRFASVYREFRDSYDFKEEIERLAREKEGEQNVRSDKEA
- a CDS encoding YlmC/YmxH family sporulation protein; the protein is MEGGRVRLLALKVSDLRLREVINISDGRRLGLIKDIDIDVENGRISALILPGPAKLLGFWGREDEIVIPWERVVKIGTDVILVEAPSEAWTRPPYRR
- the spoIIR gene encoding stage II sporulation protein R is translated as MRRRWLILWALLSLGVGLITWGWYKAVAVKAYDPHNLIRIHIVANSDTPSDQALKYRVRDAIITAMAPEFQGVKEIETARQKVEANLEKIREVAQQEVQAAGKNYEVKVYHGYFDFPERSYGRLTLPAGEYEAVRVVLGTGQGQNWWCVLFPPLCLLDVENSPEGEGKGEVALRSRLYELARHHLFPPLRQLVQAEPYR
- the sigG gene encoding RNA polymerase sporulation sigma factor SigG, which translates into the protein MFNKVEICGVNTSKLPVLTAQQMCRLFEAMKRGDGNARSELIKGNLRLVLSVVQRFANRGEHLDDLFQVGCIGLIKAIDNFDLDQNVKFSTYAVPMIIGEIRRYLRDNNAIRVSRSLRDIAYKALQVRDVLASQYAREPSVAEIAEALKLPQEEVVMALEAIQDPVSLFEPVYHDGGDPIYVMDQVGDEKNQDVNWLENIAIKEAMKRLSERERQIIKMRFFEGKTQMEVAEEIGISQAQVSRLEKAALNHMRKYV